A region from the Corylus avellana chromosome ca7, CavTom2PMs-1.0 genome encodes:
- the LOC132186884 gene encoding linoleate 13S-lipoxygenase 3-1, chloroplastic-like, protein MAMAKEIMGASLIDRSSFLRKQNQLLVNPFLVSLEKRRSVPFRKVVRGPTAAISEDLVKKALPLPLPADKAEKFKVRAVVTVRNKSKQDFKDSLVKHLDAFTDKIGRNVVLQLVSTEIDPKTKAPKRSNEAVLRDWSKKSNVKAERVNYTAEFMVNSSFGVPGAITVSNNHQMEFFLETITIEGFACGPVHFFCNSWVQSRKDHPGKRILFSNKPYLPSETPAGLRSLRENELREIRGDGKGARKLCDRVYDFDVYNDLGNPDRGIEFARPTLGGAKIPYPRRCRTGRHPTDTDMQAESRVEKPLPIYVPRDEQFEESKQDTFSAGRLKAVLHNLIPSLKASISADNHEFKGFSDIDNLYSEGVLLKLGLQDELLKKLPLPKVVSNIQESNRGLIKYDTPKILSKDKFAWLRDDEFGRQAIAGINPVSIERLKVFPPVSNLDPEIYGPQVSALKEEHILGYINGMTVQQALEENKLFIVDHHDAYLPFLDRINALDGRKAYATRTVFFLTPLGTLKPIAIELSLPLSGPTSRSKRVVTPAVDATTNWMWQLAKAHSCSNDAGVHQLVNHWLRTHACLEPFILAAHRQMSAMHPIFKLLDPHMRYTLEINALARQSLINADGVIESCFTPGRYAMEISAAAYKSSWRFDMENLPADLIRRGMAVPDPTKPHGLKLLIEDYPYATDGLLIWSAIENWVHSYVKHYYPNSSLICNDRELQAWYSESVNVGHGDLRHESWWPTLANADDLVSILTTLIWLASAQHAALNFGQYPYGGYVPNRPPLMRRLIPEQNDPEHANFFADPQKYFLSALPGVLQTTKFMAVVDTLSTHSPDEEYLGERQQPSIWTGDAQIVEAFYEFSAEIGRIEKEIEKRNHDIGRRNRCGAGVLPYELLAPSSGPGVTCRGVPNSVSI, encoded by the exons ATGGCAATGGCTAAAGAAATCATGGGTGCTTCTCTGATCGATCGGTCTTCGTTTCTGAGGAAGCAGAACCAGTTGTTGGTAAACCCATTTTTGGTTTCTTTGGAGAAGAGGAGGTCGGTGCCTTTTAGAAAGGTTGTGAGGGGTCCTACCGCGGCTATCAGCGAGGATTTGGTTAAGAAGGCCCTGCCTCTGCCTCTGCCTGCAGACAAGGCAGAGAAGTTCAAGGTGAGAGCCGTGGTGACGGTCAGGAATAAGAGCAAGCAGGATTTTAAGGATTCACTTGTCAAGCATTTGGATGCTTTCACGGACAAGATTGGGAGGAATGTTGTTCTACAGCTTGTCAGCACTGAAATTGATCCAA AAACAAAGGCTCCAAAGAGAAGCAATGAAGCTGTGCTAAGGGACTGGTCAAAGAAATCAAATGTGAAAGCAGAGAGGGTTAATTACACTGCAGAATTTATGGTCAACTCTAGTTTTGGTGTGCCTGGAGCGATCACAGTGTCGAACAACCACCAAATGGAATTCTTCTTGGAGACGATCACAATCGAAGGGTTTGCTTGTGGTCCAGTCCACTTCTTCTGTAACTCGTGGGTACAATCTAGGAAAGATCATCCTGGAAAGAGGATACTCTTCTCCAATAAG CCATATCTACCAAGCGAAACTCCAGCAGGGCTAAGATCATTAAGAGAAAATGAGCTTAGAGAAATAAGGGGGGATGGCAAAGGAGCCAGAAAATTATGTGACAGGGTATACGACTTTGATGTGTACAATGATTTGGGAAATCCAGACAGGGGAATTGAGTTTGCTCGCCCAACACTTGGAGGTGCAAAAATCCCATATCCTAGACGGTGTCGAACTGGCCGCCATCCTACCGATACCG ATATGCAGGCAGAAAGCAGGGTTGAGAAGCCATTGCCAATATACGTGCCTAGAGATGAACAATTTGAGGAGTCAAAGCAAGACACATTTTCTGCTGGGAGGCTTAAAGCAGTGCTTCACAACTTAATACCATCCTTGAAGGCTAGCATCTCGGCTGATAACCACGAGTTCAAGGGATTCTCAGACATTGACAACCTCTACAGTGAAGGTGTCCTCCTTAAACTAGGCTTACAAGATGAGCTCCTAAAGAAGCTCCCTTTGCCTAAGGTTGTCAGCAATATCCAAGAGTCCAATAGGGGACTTATTAAATATGACACCCCCAAGATACTTTCCA AGGACAAGTTTGCGTGGTTGCGAGACGATGAATTTGGGCGACAAGCAATTGCGGGGATCAATCCAGTGAGTATTGAGAGGCTTAAGGTGTTCCCTCCTGTGAGCAACCTTGATCCTGAAATCTATGGTCCCCAGGTGTCTGCACTGAAAGAAGAACACATTTTGGGCTATATCAATGGCATGACAGTACAGCAGGCATTGGAGGAAAATAAGCTGTTTATAGTGGATCACCATGATGCTTACCTTCCATTTCTGGACAGGATAAATGCTCTTGATGGCCGCAAGGCTTATGCAACTCGGACCGTATTTTTCTTGACCCCTCTTGGGACTCTTAAGCCTATTGCCATAGAACTTAGCCTTCCACTCTCAGGACCAACGTCTCGATCGAAGCGCGTAGTTACGCCTGCAGTGGATGCTACTACCAATTGGATGTGGCAGCTTGCCAAGGCTCACTCCTGCTCCAATGATGCCGGGGTGCACCAGCTCGTTAACCACTG GTTGCGTACCCACGCTTGTCTAGAACCCTTCATATTGGCTGCACACAGGCAAATGAGCGCAATGCACCCCATATTCAAGCTTTTAGACCCTCACATGCGATATACTTTAGAGATCAATGCCTTGGCCCGCCAAAGCCTAATCAATGCTGATGGTGTCATCGAGTCTTGCTTCACTCCTGGCCGCTATGCCATGGAGATAAGTGCCGCAGCATATAAAAGCTCTTGGCGCTTTGACATGGAAAACCTTCCAGCCGACCTTATTCGCAG GGGTATGGCGGTGCCTGACCCAACGAAGCCACATGGTCTAAAGCTGCTAATTGAAGACTACCCGTATGCCACTGATGGGCTCCTAATCTGGTCTGCAATTGAGAACTGGGTGCACAGTTATGTGAAACACTACTACCCGAATTCAAGCTTGATTTGCAATGACAGAGAGCTACAAGCTTGGTATTCTGAGTCCGTCAATGTCGGCCATGGTGATCTTCGCCACGAAAGCTGGTGGCCGACATTGGCCAACGCTGATGATCTAGTGTCAATCCTCACCACCCTCATCTGGCTAGCATCAGCACAGCATGCTGCACTTAATTTTGGGCAGTACCCGTATGGCGGATATGTGCCAAACCGTCCGCCCCTAATGCGGAGATTAATACCCGAACAAAATGACCCTGAGCATGCTAATTTCTTTGCTGACCCACAAAAATATTTCCTCTCAGCATTGCCTGGTGTACTACAAACAACCAAGTTCATGGCGGTTGTTGACACTCTCTCAACCCACTCGCCCGACGAGGAGTACCTAGGGGAGAGACAACAACCATCGATTTGGACCGGTGACGCCCAAATTGTTGAGGCATTTTACGAGTTCTCGGCAGAGATCGGACGGATAGAGAAGGAGATTGAGAAAAGAAACCATGACATTGGCCGTAGAAATCGGTGTGGAGCCGGGGTGTTGCCATATGAGCTCCTTGCGCCAAGCTCAGGGCCTGGTGTAACATGTAGAGGGGTTCCAAATAGTGTGTCAATATGA